A single region of the Rhipicephalus microplus isolate Deutch F79 chromosome 10, USDA_Rmic, whole genome shotgun sequence genome encodes:
- the LOC119177400 gene encoding uncharacterized protein LOC119177400: protein MTSPESNFLETTPPAQAYKNNRINDFFRGHGGTAMATSLYPSVFFAQVGDKHFYTSFRSDCRGIVVLPCPATCACLFVDAWTVILILLAGDVEQNPGPNTDDLIKMMNTMLASQEELKTKIENLATAHDKLESTVNARMDDVMVAIKEQKVEIKALQTEVTALKVNLQLHQRRLDDLEDRSRRRNLVIFGFPEPGRENATELRKKIIEELIGDKLGVVVNSVERVHRVGKKRHDKVRPVIMNFFDYNEKLKVLKNCHKLKGTKISVNHDFCKATIAKRSKLWSHSNDFRAQGRKVSLDYNKLRVEDDIYEWDEQKDCLKCIRPQRNRDKNPITNNCELFSLILGAL, encoded by the coding sequence ATGACGTCACCGGAATCCAACTTCTTGGAAACAACGCCCCCTGCTCAAGCATATAAAAACAACCGCATCAacgacttcttcagagggcacggcgggaCCGCAATGGCAACATCGCTATACCCTTCTGTATTTTTCGCCCAGGTTGGTGACAAACACTTTTATACCAGCTTTCGTAGCGATTGTAGAGGAATTGTGGTTCTGCCGTGCCCGGCGACTTGTGCATGTCTTtttgtggacgcatggacggtcatttTGATTCTTCTTGCGGGGGATGTTGAGCAGAATCCCGGGCCTAATACAGACGATCTCATAAAAATGATGAACACTATGCTTGCTTCCCAGGAAGAATTGAAAACAAAAATCGAAAATTTAGCTACGGCTCACGATAAGCTAGAATCTACGGTTAATGCCCGAATGGACGATGTTATGGTAGCAATAAAAGAACAGAAAGTAGAGATCAAGGCACTGCAGACTGAAGTTACAGCGTTGAAAGTTAATCTTCAACTACATCAAAGGCGTCTGGATGATTTAGAAGATAGAAGCAGACGCCGCAATCTTGTTATTTTTGGTTTTCCTGAACCGGGTCGTGAAAATGCTACAGAATTAAGAAAGAAGATAATCGAGGAACTGATAGGGGATAAACTCGGAGTGGTTGTTAACTCTGTGGAAAGAGTACATAGGGTTGGGAAAAAACGCCACGATAAAGTGCGACCGGTAATAATGAATTTTTTTGACTACAACGAGAAGCTTAAAGTGTTAAAAAACTGTCACAAACTGAAAGGAACAAAAATCTCGGTAAACCATGACTTCTGCAAGGCCACTATAGCAAAGCGCAGCAAACTCTGGTCTCATTCCAATGATTTCAGGGCGCAAGGTCGCAAAGTATCGCTCGATTACAATAAGCTGAGAGTGGAGGATGAtatatacgaatgggatgagcaGAAGGATTGCCTGAAATGTATCCGCCCGCAACGTAACCGCGACAAAAACCCGATCACAAACAATTGCGAGTTGTTCTCCTTAATTCTAGGAGCATTGTGA